From the Glutamicibacter halophytocola genome, the window TGCGTGCTGGTCGCGGCGAAAGCTTCCACGATTCTGGCAGCGGCGTCCAGGACGTCTTTTTCGGTCGGTGCAACTGTGCTCAACGATTCTCCCAAGGCTGAGGTCCCAAGATGGACACTGCGGAAGCGGGCATAAAGGCGTGACATGGATTACCTATATGCATATTTTGTTTACTCTAGGTGATCTTTTGTTGCCGGTCAATGAAATTGGCGCAGCTGCGACCAGAAGAAGCAGGGTGATCGCGGCACTCTGCGTTGCCGTGGCACCCGACGGCGACGAGCCCATGAAGGCAACACCGCATCGGGGCTTGCTGATGCGGCATGGGCAGAATTCAATTGCCTGCGCACAATGCCCGGAGGGCATGGCGCAGCTGTTCCGCGACACCTAGCCCCCTATCGCCCGGGGCACAAGGCGAACACCGCGCTCGATACGAATGCGGCTCTCCCTGAGGCAGCCGTGCACCCCAGGGGACCCCTGCGACCAGCAGCCTTCACGGCAACACCGGTGAGCGCGTCGCCCAAGCCCTGACCAGGCCCAACCGCATCAATCGACAATGCACTCTTAGTGCAGTATGATGCACTCATGGATACAAGTGCTGAGCGGCTCGCCCGGACCATCGGGGACCGGGTAAAAAGCGAACGCAAGAACCACGACTGGACACTGGATCAGCTTGCCGAGCTGGCAGGCGTCAGCCGGCGCATGCTCATCAACGTTGAGCAGGGCACCGCCAACCCCAGCGTCAGCATCCTGCTGAAGCTTTCAGATGCACTGGGCCTCGGCCTGCCCGCCCTGGTGGAACCGCCGGAAGCCGCGCGCTCCAAGATCACCCGTGCTGGCGAAGGAGCCGCATTGTGGACCGGTGAGAACGGAGGACGCGGCGTGCTGGTGGCTGGCACCGACGCACCGGACGTGGTTGAACTGTGGGACTGGACCCTGGCGCCCGGCGAACGGCTCGAGAGCGAACCCCACTCCTCAGGGACCCGGGAGCTGCTTCATCTGCTCAAGGGCTCAATCACCATCGAGGTTGATGGCGAAATCCATGAGCTGAAAGCCGGAGATGCCATCTCCTTCGACGGAGATGCACCGCACGCCTACGCTAATTTACGCAAAACCGCCGCCACCTTCAGCCTGTGCGTCTACGAACCAGGCGTTGGCCACACCCATAAGCCGGAGAGCACCAATGCCAAATAACCTGACCCCCACCGAATTCCTCTACGGTTGCTCAATCGACCCAGCGGTCCTGGAGCTGCGTCCGGACTACCGCGCCTTGCTGCTGGTGGTTGAGGGCATTAACCCGCAGGCCGATGCGCGGATTGCCGATGAGCTGATCGGGCAGGCCGAGGCGCATGCGGCCGCGCTGCTCGCCAGCACCCCCGTGGATCACCTGCCGCAGATCGGTGCCTGGCGCGAGGCCTACCGCGGCTTCGGGGCAAAACCCCAGCGCACCCGCAACAGCCTCGAAGCGCTCACCCGCCGCGCGTCGTCAGGCCTGCCGCGTGTCAATGCCTTGACCGACATCTATAACGCCATTTCCGTGGTGCACCAGATCCCGATTGGCGGCGAAGACTTCGATCTATATGACGGTCCGGCCCGGCTCACGCGCGCATCCGGCGATGAAGCCTTTGATACCGTTGCCGCCGGCGAGCCAATGATCGAGAATCCGGATGCGGGCGAAGTGATCTGGCGGGATGGCACCGGGGTGACGTGCCGCCGCTGGAACTGGCGGCAAGGACGGCGCGCCGCCCTGTCCGAGAACACCACTACCGCTTTCTTCATCCTGGACGCCCTGGCCCCCATGTCCGACACGCAGCTGGAAGCTGCCGGCGAGGCCCTGGGCCAAGCCATGCAGTCCTTGGGTGCCGCAGTTCAAGTTTCACAGCGAATCGCAGGTGCCCAGTGATCTCCCGTTCCACGTTCAACGGCCTGCCGCCGTGGACCCTGGCCATTACCGCCATGCTGGCGGTCCAGCTGTCCAACGCCACGTCCGTTTTTGTCATTGAACAGGTCGGTGCCGGTGGCACCGCTTGGCTGCGCATGTGCTTCGGAGCAGCCTTTCTCTGGGTCATCGCGCGCCCCAATTTCCGCTCCATCCGCAAGCAGGACATTCCGGCGCTGATCGCGTTGGGCGTTGTCACCGGCTATATGACCGCATTGTTCCTGGAAGCGGTTGCCCGCATTCCATTGGGCACCGCGGTATCCATCGAGTTCCTCGGCCCGCTCACCGTGGCCGGGATCATGAGCAAAAACCGGAAAGCGCTGCTCTGGCCAGCGTTGGCCGTCCTGGGCGTTGTGCTGCTGACGGAACCGTGGCACGGGCAAATCGACGCGGCAGGTGTGCTCTTCGCACTCGGCGCTGGAACCTGCTGGGGGTTGTACAACATCCTGACCCAGCACGTTGGCGACCGCTTCTCGGGAATCAGCGGCTTGTCGCTGACCATCCCGGTGGCTGCCATCGCGACACTGCCCGTTGGCTTGCCACAGGTGATCAGCCACGATTTTGCCTGGTGGACGCTTTTGGCTGCGGCAGGCATTGCCCTGATCACCCCGGTCATCGCCTTCGGCCTGGAAATGCTGGCGCTCAAGCGGATGAATCACACCGCCTTTGGCACGTTGCTCTCCATTGAGCCGGCCTTTGGCATTCTCATTGGCCTGCTGATCTTGTCCCAGACTCCAACCTGGTTCCAGTTCGCGGGCATCATTATCGTCATTGCAGCGGGCGCAGGAGCCCAGCGTGGCGGACGACGCCAAGATCCGGGCGTCCCCCTCGTTGAAGTGCCGCTGGAACCGCTTAAGTAGGTCGCCCGCGCCTTTGCTGCCGCGCCTCAACGCAGTGCCAGAATCATCATGATCCTGGCACTGCGTTGAGGTTTAATTAGCCCATCCGGAACGCCGTGCTCGACTGCGGGCAATCCGGTACAAGAGATCTCCAGATGCATGGACTCCCGTCTGATGTCACCTGGAAGCCGATGCGCCTGCAGATGTTCACCTCTCGTCGCGAGAAGCCTCCTCCCCCGTTCCCCTGCGCAATTTGCCTTGGTCGTTTCATTTAAGTGATAATCATTCTCATTATGATTAGCATGGGGAATCAGGCAGGCATCAGCCGCGCCACAGAACTGCTCAGCCTTGAGAACAGCTCGCTGTGCGTCCGCGGTTCTTCACAGCTGCTCCTTGAAATCCCCGAGCTGCGCATTTGCTCCCGCGAGCGCCTGGTGGTCACCGGGCCCTCGGGCAGCGGCAAGTCGCTCCTGCTCTCGATGATCACCGGCCGCTGGGCCGCGCAGCTGGAGCATTCCGGGACGCGCACCATCGGCTGCGAGCGCATCGGCTACATTCCGCAGCGAGGCCAAGATGCTTTGCATCCGCTGATGCCGCTGGGCCGCCAGCTGCGCAAGGCCAGCGGCCGCAGCGCCCAGGCAGTTGCAGACACCTTGGCCTCGGTGGGACTGGATGATCCGCAGTTGCTGCAGCGCCGCCCGGCAGAGCTCTCCGGCGGCCAGGCACAGCGTGCCGCGGTGGCGCTGGCGGCACTGAGCTCAGCCCCGCTGATCCTGGCCGATGAACCCACCAGCGCCCTGGACCAGGCATCGCGCGACAAGATCCTCGGCCTGCTGGACAAGGTGGTTTCCGCAGAGCAGGCCATGGTCGTGGTCACCCATGATCCTGAGGTCGCCGAGGCCCTGGCCACGCGGCGCATCCGGCTGGATTCCGGGAAGCTGCGCGAAGAGCTGGCGCCTGCACGGCAGGCGGTCCCGGCATGAGCCACCCGGTACTCGAGGCATCCGGGGTATCGGCGAGCCGAGGCACCGGCCGCAATGCCCGGCAGATCCTGGCCCCGGTCTGCCTGGCCGTGGAAGCCGGCGAATCGCTGGCCATTACCGGCGCTTCCGGTGCCGGAAAATCCACGCTGGCCGACATCATCCTGGGACTGGGCGACCCGTCCACGGGTCAGGTGAACCTGCTCGGCACACCGTGGTCATTGCCCGGCAGGAATCTCTCGGCACGGCGCCGGCACCTGGTCCAAGGCGTCCCGCAGGATGCCGCGGCGGCCTTCGTGCCACGGTATTCCATCCGCAGGTCGCTGCATCTGGCACTCTCCCGCCTGGCACCGCACCTGGCAGCAGAAGAGCAGATCGAGCGGGCCGCCCACGTGGCCCGATTCGACCCCGCCCTGCTGGATCGGCGGCCGCGCGAGCTCTCCGGCGGCCAGGCACAGCGGGCGGCTTTGGCCCGCGCGCTGGTCGTCGACCCGGCACTGCTGGTCGCCGATGAACCCACCAGCGCCTTGGACCCCGCCACCGCCGGCGAAGTGGCAGAGCATTTGTTCACGACCGCCAAGGACACCGGAATCGCGTTGCTGCTGGTCACCCACGACCTGCAACTGGCAGCCCGCTGTTCGCGCCATCTGCGCATCAGCGCGCCGCGCTGATCCGCGACCATCACCGACCCACTCGCAAGGAACACACTTTCATGACTCGACGCCGCAGCACCTCCCTGCCCCTGCCCCTGCTCCCGCTCGCTGCCACCTTGGCGCTGACCGGCTGCTTCTCCGCCTCCGCCGATCCAGCAGGCAGCACCGGGCGCATTTCAGTGGCCCACATGCAGCCGCCCCGCTCGGGCCTGGATCCCCTGAGCGATGACGCATTCAAGCTTTCACGCTGGTCCACCGCCGAAACCCTGGTAACCCTCAACGAATCCGGCGACGCCACCCCCGGGCTGGCCACCGCCTGGCAGCGCACCAGCGATACGGCCTGGGAGATCACCATCCGCAAGGGCGTCAGCTTCCACAACGGCGAACCCCTGACAGCCGCGGCGGCCGCCAACTCGCTGCAGGCGGCCATTGATTCCACCCCCGTGCCGCGCATCCTGAACGGGACCGCTTTGAACGTCGATGCGGTCGATGGCCAGACCCTGCGGATCACCACCGCTGATCCCGACCCGCTGCTGCCCCAGCGCCTTTCCAGCCCGCAGCTGGCCATCTTTGATCCTTCCGCCTACACCGATCACGGGGTCAACCCGGTGAACACCGGAACCGGGCCGTTCAAGATCACCGCAGTGGACGGCATCTCCGGGGCAACCCTGGATCGCTTCGATGGCTACTGGGGCGAGCCGGCGTCCGCCGCGGGCATCGACGTGAAATTCGTTCCGGACGGCACGGCCCGCACCGCGGCCCTGCGCACCGGCGAGGCCGACATCGTCGAGGCCATTCCGGCTGGCCAGGCCTCCACTGTGGACCAGGAACTGCTCACCGAAGTCCCGATGCCGCGCACCAATACGCTGTACCTGAACACCAAGAAGGGGCCCTTCGCCGATCCAGCGGTACGCGCCGCGGCCCGCGAAGCCATCGACCGCGCAGCCATTATCGAATCCGTCTACGAGGACCGCGCCGACCTTGCCGAGGGCCTGCTCGGCCCAGCCCTGCCCTATGCCGCCGAGTACCGCGACGATGCCGAGTACCAGGAACTGCTGGCCCACCGCGCGCAGCCGGCCAAGGTCAAGGATGTCAAGATCTCGCTGGGCACCTTCACCGACCGCGCGGAACTTCCCGAAGTGGCCGTGATCCTCGAGCAGCAGCTCGAAGCGGCAGGTTTCGAGGTGCAGCAGGATGTGCGCGAATACCAGTACATCGAGGCCGATGCCCTGGACGGCGCTTTCGACGCCTTCATCCTCTCCCGCGCCACGGTTCTGGACTCCGGTGACCCGGTGGCCTATTTCGCCTCGGACTTCACCTGTGAAGGCGGCTTCGCCATCTCCCAGCTGTGCGACACCCAGGTCGAAGAAGGCATCGCCAGCGCTTCGGAAACCGACGCGGGCACCGGCCGCCAGCGTGCCATCATGCTGGCCGAAGCAAGGATCCTGGGTACCGACGCGGCCATCCCGCTGCTGCATGAGCGGGTGATCCAGGGCGAAAATGCCGCCGTATCCGGTGCTGCCCGGGATCCTCGCGAACGGTCCCTGGTCACCACGCAGACGCAGCTGGACACCAAGTAGGGCGAAGAAGCACCGCATGAAATTCCTCCGCTTCTACAGGCAGAAAACCTCGCTGGTTTCCGCCGCCTCCTATCTGCTCAGTGCCCTGGTGCTGCTCCTGCTCGCCGGCGCCCTGCCCTGGCTTTCGCGCACCGATCCGGCCGCCGCGGTGCTGCGGGCCCGCTATGCGGAGCTGGAGCCCACGCCGCAGGCGCTGGCTGCCATCCGCGAACAGCTTGGACTGGGCCAAGGGCCTGTGCACTCCAGCCTGCAGTGGTGGGCCGGGGTGCTGCGCGGGGATCTGGGTTCATCCTGGGTCAGCGGAGCACCGATCGGCCCCGGGGCCTGGCAGGCCCTGTCCGTTTCGGCCACGCTCACGGCCTTTGCCAGCGCGGCCGCCCTGCTGGTCGCGCTCTGCCTGATCGCCCCGGCGATGCTGCGGGTGCTGCGCGACAGGCCGCAGACCGGGTCCGGGCCGCTGGGCGTCGCCCTGACTGCCCTGCCGGAATTCCTGCTGGCCAGCATCCTGCTGGTGCTGGTCGCGGTGAAGCTCGACTGGCTGCCGCCCTATGGCTGGACCGGGCTGGATACCGCGGTATTGCCGGCACTGGCCCTGGGCATTCCGGCCGGCGGGCTGCTGGGCCGGCTGCTGGCCGATGCCATTGCCTCGGTG encodes:
- a CDS encoding helix-turn-helix domain-containing protein, coding for MDTSAERLARTIGDRVKSERKNHDWTLDQLAELAGVSRRMLINVEQGTANPSVSILLKLSDALGLGLPALVEPPEAARSKITRAGEGAALWTGENGGRGVLVAGTDAPDVVELWDWTLAPGERLESEPHSSGTRELLHLLKGSITIEVDGEIHELKAGDAISFDGDAPHAYANLRKTAATFSLCVYEPGVGHTHKPESTNAK
- a CDS encoding B3/4 domain-containing protein, translated to MPNNLTPTEFLYGCSIDPAVLELRPDYRALLLVVEGINPQADARIADELIGQAEAHAAALLASTPVDHLPQIGAWREAYRGFGAKPQRTRNSLEALTRRASSGLPRVNALTDIYNAISVVHQIPIGGEDFDLYDGPARLTRASGDEAFDTVAAGEPMIENPDAGEVIWRDGTGVTCRRWNWRQGRRAALSENTTTAFFILDALAPMSDTQLEAAGEALGQAMQSLGAAVQVSQRIAGAQ
- a CDS encoding ABC transporter substrate-binding protein, whose product is MTRRRSTSLPLPLLPLAATLALTGCFSASADPAGSTGRISVAHMQPPRSGLDPLSDDAFKLSRWSTAETLVTLNESGDATPGLATAWQRTSDTAWEITIRKGVSFHNGEPLTAAAAANSLQAAIDSTPVPRILNGTALNVDAVDGQTLRITTADPDPLLPQRLSSPQLAIFDPSAYTDHGVNPVNTGTGPFKITAVDGISGATLDRFDGYWGEPASAAGIDVKFVPDGTARTAALRTGEADIVEAIPAGQASTVDQELLTEVPMPRTNTLYLNTKKGPFADPAVRAAAREAIDRAAIIESVYEDRADLAEGLLGPALPYAAEYRDDAEYQELLAHRAQPAKVKDVKISLGTFTDRAELPEVAVILEQQLEAAGFEVQQDVREYQYIEADALDGAFDAFILSRATVLDSGDPVAYFASDFTCEGGFAISQLCDTQVEEGIASASETDAGTGRQRAIMLAEARILGTDAAIPLLHERVIQGENAAVSGAARDPRERSLVTTQTQLDTK
- a CDS encoding ATP-binding cassette domain-containing protein, which encodes MGNQAGISRATELLSLENSSLCVRGSSQLLLEIPELRICSRERLVVTGPSGSGKSLLLSMITGRWAAQLEHSGTRTIGCERIGYIPQRGQDALHPLMPLGRQLRKASGRSAQAVADTLASVGLDDPQLLQRRPAELSGGQAQRAAVALAALSSAPLILADEPTSALDQASRDKILGLLDKVVSAEQAMVVVTHDPEVAEALATRRIRLDSGKLREELAPARQAVPA
- a CDS encoding ATP-binding cassette domain-containing protein, producing the protein MSHPVLEASGVSASRGTGRNARQILAPVCLAVEAGESLAITGASGAGKSTLADIILGLGDPSTGQVNLLGTPWSLPGRNLSARRRHLVQGVPQDAAAAFVPRYSIRRSLHLALSRLAPHLAAEEQIERAAHVARFDPALLDRRPRELSGGQAQRAALARALVVDPALLVADEPTSALDPATAGEVAEHLFTTAKDTGIALLLVTHDLQLAARCSRHLRISAPR
- a CDS encoding EamA family transporter; protein product: MISRSTFNGLPPWTLAITAMLAVQLSNATSVFVIEQVGAGGTAWLRMCFGAAFLWVIARPNFRSIRKQDIPALIALGVVTGYMTALFLEAVARIPLGTAVSIEFLGPLTVAGIMSKNRKALLWPALAVLGVVLLTEPWHGQIDAAGVLFALGAGTCWGLYNILTQHVGDRFSGISGLSLTIPVAAIATLPVGLPQVISHDFAWWTLLAAAGIALITPVIAFGLEMLALKRMNHTAFGTLLSIEPAFGILIGLLILSQTPTWFQFAGIIIVIAAGAGAQRGGRRQDPGVPLVEVPLEPLK